In Caloenas nicobarica isolate bCalNic1 chromosome 6, bCalNic1.hap1, whole genome shotgun sequence, the DNA window TCATAAAGCCTCTACTGAGGAGGCAAACATCTctctaaacagaaaataagctgTGTCTGTCCTTTTGCAACTCCAGGCAGTAGCTTGCATGCAGACTGTCCTCCAGGATTGTTCTAGCTGGTGTGTCTGCCTGGATTGGTATAACTGACATGTGTGCAGACTGTGCTTATGTGGGTGATAAAGTTTTGGCAGAGAATGGGTCAGGGAGCTTGCAGCAGCAATACCTGCTAGAACAAGATTTCCCAATGCTCGTCTGTTCATTATGGCTATTGTGATATACTCCTGCAAGGGGAAAAGGGAGTGGAAATGGATTTATACAGAATGGTCACTGTAGAGAATACACCATTATGCATtaaatgtgttttggtttgcctttttttggtcACAACAGGCAAATGCTGAACTTGGTGCAGTTTGGTCAGTAGGACAAAGAATCTGGCAGAGAGACTTTCCAGGAATCTACACAACAATCAGTACACATCAGTGGTCTGAGACTATTCAACCAATCATGGAAGCTCTTAGAGGTACAAACTGAGCTCCTGTAGGTAGCATGGAATTATGTGTTGCTTTAAGTTATTTCTGTGTGCTCAAAAAAACAAGTGGACAAGTAGAGAAATGACAAGTTATGAAAAATCAGAAGTGATCAGGAGGATTGTTGCCAAGTTTCTGTAGGTTTTACTTAAAGGATTTTAGATATTGAGGGTAAATAAGCTTGTTAAAAAAACTTGTACAGATAAACAGAAGTGCTTTTATTATTTAGGATTATATGATCTTTCGTATTGGAATTTTATACACCAtatgtgttttttctgtaataGCAAAATATACCATTAGTTATCTAGTTTTATCGAGACTTTTAACTAGTAATATAGGGAATTTGGCTTGGTGCTTCAGAATGTTGCGACACTTACGAAAaggtttttcctttaaatgtggctttaaacaaatgttttagtTCTAGACTGTGCAACAGTAACATACAAAGTTTTACTACTAGAGGGCACTACAGACTGCTGAAAGGCCTTCTGAGGTATTTTGCAATAACAAATTCTTTGTAGCTTTAGAAACAACTGATTTGCAGATGCCTTAGTATCGAAGCAGACGTGGTTAAAAAGGGCACGAATAGTTTGTCTACTTGCATTTtccatggtttttttttttctgattctgaaCTATTTGACACACAAGCTTCTTGCAAATGGAGAATACCATTGAGAGCAAGTTTCCTAAGTTGGTCTACAGACTGATAGTAGTACCAAAGGTACTGCAAACTGCATTTGGAAGTAAAATGTGGTCTCTGAGGGGTTTTGTCCTGGCATAGAGCAAGCTGTTGTCTGAGTGTTCACTGTGGTACTTCAGTGAATTATGGGAAGGGAGATGAAACTTCTGATGTGCTAGGTTTAAGTGCAGTGATGGTTTTCCAAATGTGTTAGAATTGGAAAAATGTTCAGATTTCCTAGTTATTGACATTAGTCTACTGTCTGCTTAGTATTTTTTATCTCTTCTTAGATGCAACTAGGAGACGAGCCTTTGGACTGGTTTCTCAGGCATATACCTCAATAGTTGCAGATGATTTTGCAGCCTTTGTCGGGCTTCCTGTAGAAGAAGCTGTGAAAGGTACTTTGCATTTATTCATTGAGTAGTTTTTCTACAGATGATTAAGATCAGAGAGCTGTAAGTGATGGTCAACAGAAACATGTATACAATTCTGAAAATGTTATCAAGAGAAGTGATGGGGCAGTGAGTGGACATAAATGTTGTGGTTCTGGAtaaatgtttgattttattatttgccACTAGTTACTATTGGTTATTCTCTCCTATATGTGGAAGTGTTAAAGCAATTAGCAATGATGGAAGACTGAAGGTAGTGGGTTAATCTAGTTTTGTGTGCTGTCTTTACTTTCATGAGCTTATTTGTTGAACTAAATGTCTAAATGCTTACAAAAAATGTCTTAGAGTTTTGGTATGTAGGCAGTGTAATAAGATGCTTTTCTACTGGTCTTAATGTGcatctttattttgcatttctagcaattatataaaatacttgttcttacaaatgtaaaaatgccttttcaggTGTATTAGAACAGGGCTGGCAAGCAGACTTTTCTACTCGTATGGTAATGCCTAAAAAGCCAGGTAGGTGGAGctattatttcattaaacatTGTTTAGCATTTTCGTAATTAGGTGTTAGTTTTTAGTTAGAATTTTGCACAAtattattttagatatttttatgaGGGCTTAAGCTGCTGTAAAACctgaaatgtttataaaatgtaGGAAGTACAAAGtagtgggtttggtttggggttacAAGTAATTTGGATTAAACTATATCCTCAAATTGACTTTGTTAAACAAAAGCAGGCAGGATATGCTTTGatttctcctgctcctcctgtgctTCTGGCTCTGACTCAGTGCAACATAAGTTGGGTGACCTCAAATGACGTCTTAATCTAATAAAGATGAGTAAAAATATACTATTTTGaaccagagattttttttcgGCAGTAGAACTTCTTTGGGCAGGGATGTAGCGGATCTTTGTGTTCTGAGGGGCTCAAGTTTTTGGTataatttcctttgctttttaaaacttattcTGTGGGTTCTTTTCTTCACTGACGTGATGTTAACCGAATATTTGTTcctgcaaagctcagcctgcaaAAATacttgtgtggggttttttttgctaaggCAGTATCCATGGCTGACTgaggcaaaaataaatgttaagctatgaaggcagagaagaaatgaCTGCTCTTAAGCTGCACAGTGCCATTCTGGAAGTAGCCAAACCGTAGCGTATCTAAAAGGGCAACATCTATTAGGctaacaaaaatatattgtttgtGTGGGCAGAATTTTTAGGTGTTCAGAGCCCAGAACTTTATAATAAACATGTGCCAGGCAAGGTGTTGAAATTTATCCCGTAAGGCACATAACCAAAGTCCTGAGCTTTTGCATGTGATCAGTTTTTTCATGAACTGGTTGCAAAATACACAGTGCTTACAAGTACTGAGAATTAGTTACATGTGGTTCTTTTCCAAAAGCAAGTGCGAGAAATCTTTTAGAGGCAAAAGAAAGGCAGCATGTTGTGATCTGTTTTGAAGCTGTGTGTCTAACCAGCTAAGCCTTGGGTATTCTGCTTTCTAGCTACGAAGTAAAACAAGGTAAATGAACAGGCTtaatttttattaccttttaaTCTAGTTTTGGCTTGATGTATAGAACTGTTTAAAATTGGTCCAGTGGGCTAATACCTACgatgtttttcttcaggtgTGCTGGAGGCTTCCTTTAACAGATTTATTAATTCATCAGGTACTTCCTGTTTATATGTGATTTACTTGCATGTTTCTAAAACTTGGATGATTAATATACACACAATTTTACCAGTGCCACAAAATAGGAATTGGATCCTAGACAAGCGAATGTCATCATTtgcccctcaaaaaaaaaagaacccaaacccAACTCAAGCACTATGTAAATGTTTCTCCCTCTGTCTTCTCTTAAACTCACATTTTAAGGAGTGTCTAAGATTCCCACTTCCATAGCTGAAGCAGGGAGCAGATTCCAAAGCAGGGTTGGGCAGCCCCTGTAAAACAAAGGATTTTGTTGAAAACTTCTGACTTACAGGCAGTTTCTTCTCAAAGCAACTCCAAGtaggttttgttgcttttgtgtcATGTGGGACTTGAGAAGTCTCCCCTGTAGAAGCAAGAaatcttctggttttccttAGAGCTCAACTGTAGATTGAGGTATAATATGTTACGTCATACTGATTCTCAAAACAATGTTGTATCTGATTGTGAGATAGTGACAGCAGATCTGAATTACTGACTTGCTGTGTCTAACGCAGTTGCCAGAAGTGTTTTATATTTACAGGTTTGATTCTAAGCCAATTTCAAGAGCTGAggtctttctttttgaaaacattattttgattGTCAGCCTCCTCTATCACATACTTGCAGCTCTAAGCAGTATGACTACTTTAACAGACCAGCATTCAGGATGTAGTTAACTCTTCAGGGAGAGTAAATGCAAATTTTCCTGCtacttttaatttctgatttttaattccTAACTTATCTTTAGGCACTTGTCTTCCAACCTACTGTTAAACTGTAGTCTCAGGTTAGCTCTGTATGTGCACTGCATTCTCGTGCAACCCATGTGGTACTGTGTTTTGTTAGATAACGTGGTAGATTTATTTGATATCTTCAGTATGGCAACTAGTAAGGAATGGAGCAActgcagagctccaggagcTTTTTTAAGTGCAAGTAGTGTCAGTCTTCATAATTCAGACTCCagcatatgcaaaaaaaaaaaaaaaaaattggagacTGCTGGCAACTGGAACTTGTTACAGCTATCTTTACTGTTAGTAACTCTTGGACTACTTAATGTTGCAGATAACAGAAAAGTAACGTCAGCTGA includes these proteins:
- the COPS8 gene encoding COP9 signalosome complex subunit 8 gives rise to the protein MPVAVMAENSFSFRKLLEQCETQELEAPGGIATPLVYGQLLALYLLHNDMNNARYLWKRIPPAIKSANAELGAVWSVGQRIWQRDFPGIYTTISTHQWSETIQPIMEALRDATRRRAFGLVSQAYTSIVADDFAAFVGLPVEEAVKGVLEQGWQADFSTRMVMPKKPGVLEASFNRFINSSEPAPVPPIPNEQQLARLTDYVAFLEN